CCGGCAGCGCGCGGTAGCGGGGCTGCTGCTGCTTGCCGGTGGTGTGGCAGTAGCAGGGGTAGGTTCTTGTCGTTTGTCATTTCTTTAGGTGCGCTTCCTGCTGCAGGAGCAGTTGCAGGAGCTTCAGGGACGGCGACACGAGGCTGACGCGCGCATGAGCTTCACGGCAGCACCTTGATTTCCTCCCCAGATCCCAGGTTATTTGGCCCGCCCCTAAATCCTAATGTTCCTCTTAGTACTAGTGCTTTGCAGAGAATCTCCATGCTGTTGACTTGTCATCTAAATATTGCCGAATTGCCAGCATAGAATGTCCATGGTTTTACAACGAGACAAATATGTTaatttatactccctccgtcccaaaaagcttgttcctcaaatggatgtatctagcaccaagttagtgctagatacatcaaTTTGAGGGACAAAtttttccggacggagggagtattcaaCAAAAATGTGTGAACATGCCTAGGCTTGGAGGAGCACCTTCCTTCCTTCCGATTTTGACAACTCTTTGGGGACCGAAAGTTGCTTGTTTGCCCATGGAGTAGCAAGTAGCTAGCTACGTACGTGTTTGCGCACCGTTGGACACAAAATTAGGATGGGGCAATCGGAGGCGATTTTTGGTACATCTAGTGAAGTTTGTTCGCCCGTATTGAGAGAGAATTTTCGTCGATACACAAGGGCACCTGAGCGGGAGAAAGGGAACTGCTGAACAACTTACCTGTCCCATCTTGGCAACCTTGTATGCCCACGCTTCGCGCACTCCTTGATAATTGGAAACTATAGCCTGTACATATGATCATTTTCCAATCAAGGTTGCAAGTTATTTGGAATTCTAGGAGCATCGTGTGTACAAATAAACTGAGGAAATACAGGAACACAGAATTATTACAGAAGCCAGTCAAACAGAATAACATTGTCTTCATCAGAAATGCAAGTATTGTGCTCCTGTTTTCGTTTTTAATCCTTTTTTGGCTTTTTTTTACCTTTCATTTAATTAATCATAGCTGTATTACATCCAGTCTATCTTGTAACTATTGCAACTTTACTCAACAATTCTTTGTCTTGCCCCCTTTGTTACTTATAGAACATAATGGCGGATATCCCGTTAGGCTGTTACACTATAAAGTCCCATGGAGCCCAAATTGCAAGACTCCACATGTATGACTGGATAATACTTGTCCTCCTTGCTGTCATAGATGGATTGTTGAATATAATTGAGCCTTTTCACCGTTTCGTTGGGAAGGACATGATGACTGACTTGAGATACCCCTTACAGGGCAATACTGTGCCCTTTTGGGCTGTTCCGGTGTGTTCTTGTGCTGCTAATTTTGGACTTCCCATTGTTTACATCATTTTTGTGCCATTCAATAAGATAGTTCCACTTTTGTAACTCACATGATTTGCAGGTCATTGGAATCGTCTTACCCTGTGCCATCTTTGGTGGAATttacttcaagaagaagaatttCTATGATTTGCACCATGGCATACTGGGTATCTACATATTCTTAGGCATATGAATATGTTGACATTGTATGTACAAGAAATAATTCGAAACACGTGTTTTTGTAGGTATTCTTTATTCGGTGCTCATAACTGCGGTGATTACTGATGCAATTAAGGATGGGGTTGGCCGACCGCGTCCTGATTTCTTCTGGCGCTGTTTCCCAGATGGAAAGGATGTAAGATTACTAGCCAAGAACTTCACTTTTTCCAGTCACAAGTTCATCTTTGTTGACCTGCCCATTGTTCAGTTCTTATCATCTATGGAGCCCATATTGACCAAAACTCATCGAAGGACTCTTTTTCAGCTTTATGACAATGTCACTACTGGCGTTCTGTGCCATGGGGAGAAGAGTGTCATCAAGGAAGGTCACAAGAGCTTCCCAAGTGGACATGCATCATGTAAGTCATTTAATATACCTAATGTTTCCTTTGGAAATACTGGTGTCAGGCATTTGGTCAGCTATGCCTATGGAATTCTTTAAAACTCAGTTACATACTTGAAGTTGTTTTTTACACCCTTGTGATAATCCTTTTTGACACAAACCATGCTGGGACCTGGGAATAAGTGATGGTACCTGTATTTTTGCGGTTGGTTGGGCTGCTTGTGTTAGCTGGCTTAGGAGGCCTTAGTGGCAGTCATTGAACCAGGGGAAGTCTGATGGGTGGCTAGGCCACAATTGGGCACGAGACAGCCTGGTGCGTTGGCTACATTGGTGCGATGTGGCAGCGAAC
This sequence is a window from Aegilops tauschii subsp. strangulata cultivar AL8/78 chromosome 7, Aet v6.0, whole genome shotgun sequence. Protein-coding genes within it:
- the LOC109764557 gene encoding lipid phosphate phosphatase 2 isoform X2 yields the protein MADIPLGCYTIKSHGAQIARLHMYDWIILVLLAVIDGLLNIIEPFHRFVGKDMMTDLRYPLQGNTVPFWAVPVIGIVLPCAIFGGIYFKKKNFYDLHHGILGILYSVLITAVITDAIKDGVGRPRPDFFWRCFPDGKDLYDNVTTGVLCHGEKSVIKEGHKSFPSGHASSALVAVSRVDDYWHHWQDVFAGAIIGLTVASFCYLQFFPYPFDADGLWPYAYNTLQLAEAGIAANSFSVRPTEEMVEEGQGEGGIALRDAVRPMEETVEEGQGQGRIALRDALRCEED
- the LOC109764557 gene encoding lipid phosphate phosphatase 2 isoform X1, with the protein product MADIPLGCYTIKSHGAQIARLHMYDWIILVLLAVIDGLLNIIEPFHRFVGKDMMTDLRYPLQGNTVPFWAVPVIGIVLPCAIFGGIYFKKKNFYDLHHGILGILYSVLITAVITDAIKDGVGRPRPDFFWRCFPDGKDLYDNVTTGVLCHGEKSVIKEGHKSFPSGHASWSFAGLGFLTWYLTGKIAVFDRKGHIAKLCIIVLPLLTAALVAVSRVDDYWHHWQDVFAGAIIGLTVASFCYLQFFPYPFDADGLWPYAYNTLQLAEAGIAANSFSVRPTEEMVEEGQGEGGIALRDAVRPMEETVEEGQGQGRIALRDALRCEED